Proteins encoded together in one Impatiens glandulifera chromosome 1, dImpGla2.1, whole genome shotgun sequence window:
- the LOC124920401 gene encoding kinetochore protein SPC25 homolog — protein sequence MKGSEESSYLMKIKELRTVCDVEIPIRQQRLDSIAVFLTSLDSLKEKSKETLQNQGNTGKLKATLRDADDELVEALGVKTRKEAAWMAILDTLSARRKKVRELKQFVEEAAARKYEYADIIATQAKALLACEEKHKKQIEQEGGTDDVISWYNGALGFRIECGHGVKFIFTNIDEKNPKEEYSFTVRYDNDSYSLLECDPLLKDTKELVAELNKSNGLFKFVRIMREKFVEAAGHGIVCQGEKSVEQYSSTIAASAPVSSASTDSNSEIQPIESKRKFMGRGSKPTILSPESALSLRRSPRFKGKR from the exons ATGAAAGGATCGGAGGAAAGCTCTTATTTGATGAAAATCAAGGAACTGCGAACGGTATGTGACGTAGAGATTCCCATCCGCCAGCAAAGATTGGACTCCATCGCCGTTTTCCTCACTTCTCTCGACTCATTGAAGGAAAAATCAAAGgaaactcttcaaaatcaag GAAATACTGGAAAGTTAAAAGCTACTCTTAGAGATGCAGACGATGAACTGGTGGAGGCTCTTGGAG TCAAGACTCGCAAAGAGGCGGCATGGATGGCTATATTGGACACTTTATCTGCTAGACGGAAAAAGGTAAGAGAGCTCAAACAATTTGTGGAGGAGGCAGCAGCAAGGAAGTATGAGTATGCCGATATAATTGCCACGCAAGCTAAGG CTCTTTTAGCATGTGAAGAGAAACACAAGAAACAAATTGAACAAGAAGGGGGAACAGACGATGTCATTTCATGGTATAATGGGGCACTTGGCTTCCGAATTGAATGCGGACATG GAGTAAAATTCATCTTTACAAACATAGATGAGAAGAATCCAAAGGAAGAGTACTCCTTCACCGTTCGATATGACAACGATTCATACAGCT TGCTTGAGTGTGATCCATTATTGAAGGATACCAAAGAATTGGTTGCTGAATTAAACAAAAGCAATGGATTGTTCAAGTTTGTCAGGATAATGAGAGAAAAATTTGTAGAAGCTGCAGGACATG GAATTGTTTGTCAAGGGGAGAAATCTGTTGAACAATATAGTTCTACAATTGCTGCATCTGCTCCTGTTTCATCTGCTTCAACAGACAGTAACAGTGAAATTCAACCTATAGAATCAAAAAGAAAATTCATGGGAAGAGGTTCTAAGCCAACAATTCTATCCCCTGAATCTGCATTATCTCTTCGGAGATCTCCTCGATTCAAG GGCAAGAGGTGA
- the LOC124920402 gene encoding short-chain dehydrogenase TIC 32 B, chloroplastic — MKGTMKYLAGIAGPSGYGSKSTAEQVTADFSSFSYSPLLSPPPPLSPSHHHHHHPITAIVTGGTSGIGAETARVLAKRGVRVVIPARNMKKAVQVRDRILNENPQAQILLLKIDLSSLASVHTFSSHFLSLNLPLNILINNAGKFSQKLELSEDKIEMTIATNYLGHFVLTELLLEKMVETAEKSGIEGRIINVSSVIHTWVNPLHFSISNMLNPPTLRHNYNGTRAYAQSKLANILHAKELSRQLKERNARVTINAVHPGIVKTAIIRDHKGFITDSLYFLASKLLKSIPQGASTTCYVAVSKNTEGMSGKYFADCNESNCSTLANDEALAKLLFDNTQALLHRRLRHPPL, encoded by the exons ATGAAAGGAACAATGAAGTATCTTGCCGGAATTGCAGGTCCAAGTGGTTATGGCTCCAAATCCACCGCAGAACAAGTCACCGCCGACTTCTCTTCTTTCTCATATTCTCCGTTATTGTCGCCACCGCCGCCACTATCACCTTCtcatcaccaccaccaccaccctaTCACCGCCATTGTCACTG GTGGTACATCGGGGATTGGAGCCGAGACAGCGAGAGTTTTGGCTAAAAGAGGAGTAAGAGTTGTAATTCCAGCTAGAAATATGAAGAAAGCAGTTCAAGTTAGAGACAGAATTCTCAATGAAAATCCTCAAGCTCAAATTCTACTATTGAAAATTGATCTAAGCTCTTTGGCTTCTGTTCATACATTTTCTTCTCATTTCCTCTCTTTAAATTTACCTCTTAATATACTCAT AAACAATGCTGGgaaattctcacagaaattggaGCTATCAGAGGACAAGATTGAGATGACAATTGCTACTAATTATTTgg GTCATTTTGTTTTAACAgaattattattagaaaaaatggTGGAAACAGCAGAAAAGAGTGGTATTGAAGGAAGAATTATAAATGTTTCTTCTGTAATTCATACATGGGTCAATCCACTTCATTTCTCCATCTCCAATATGCTCAATCCCCCTACACTAAG ACATAACTACAATGGCACTCGCGCTTACGCCCAATCTAAGTTGGCTAACATATTGCACGCCAAGGAATTATCCCGACAGCTTAAG GAAAGGAATGCTAGAGTAACAATAAATGCAGTTCATCCAGGGATTGTAAAGACTGCCATTATAAGGGACCACAAAGGCTTCATTACAG ATTCTTTATATTTTCTCGCCTCAAAGCTTCTCAAATCAATTCCACAG GGTGCATCAACTACCTGCTATGTAGCAGTAAGCAAGAACACAGAAGGGATGAGTGGAAAATACTTTGCAGACTGCAATGAAAGTAATTGTTCAACCCTAGCAAATGATGAAGCTTTAGCCAAACTGCTCTTCGACAACACTCAAGCACTTCTCCACAGACGATTACGCCACCCACCCctctaa
- the LOC124920403 gene encoding tryptophan aminotransferase-related protein 2, which yields MADKKKPLSRHVLILSLSLNIGLILRLLYVDENWEAERGIHAAFCMEDNHQQTGGASKLEIYSQVIGKMKSVSSSISPSYDTRMQVENRDRIVNLDHGDPTMYQSFWEQMGDKTTVVINGWNFISYFSDAKNLCWFVEPDFVRAVVRLHKLVGNAITQGRHIVVGTGSSQLYQAAIYALSPNESPDPMSVVSAAPYYSSYPLMTDFLKSGLHKWAGDAQNFSKSGPYIELVTTPNNPDGSTRGAVVNRNEGLLVHDYAYFWPQYTPISFVADEELMLFTVSKSTGHAGTRIGWAVVKDEEVARKMTKYIELNTIGVSKESQIRAAKILNVVADTYDELGNPKEDAFFEHGYRIMTKRWNQLREAVKRNNLFSLPKFSSSFCNFSHRKYEANPAFAWLKCEGDIEDCEKFMREHKILTRGGKHFGFSTKYVRISMLDLDANFDLFTERLSRIRQ from the exons ATGGCGGATAAGAAGAAACCATTGTCAAGGCAcgttttgattctatctctgtCACTGAATATTGGATTGATTCTGAGGCTTCTATATGTTGACGAGAACTGGGAAGCAGAAAGGGGTATTCATGCTGCTTTCTGCATGGAGGACAATCATCAGCAAACAGGGGGAGCTTCAAAGCTAGAAATCTACAGTCAGGTGATCGGAAAGATGAAGTCAGTGTCTTCTTCCATATCCCCTAGCTATGATACTCGCATGCAAGTGGAAAATCGAGATAGAATTGTCAACTTAGACCA tgGTGATCCAACAATGTATCAGAGTTTCTGGGAACAAATGGGGGACAAGACTACAGTAGTCATTAATGGATGGAACTTCATAAGTTATTTCTCTGATGCAAAAAACCTTTGCTGGTTTGTGGAGCCGGATTTTGTAAGGGCAGTTGTTAGATTGCACAAATTGGTTGGAAATGCTATAACCCAAGGTCGACATATTGTCGTGGGAACAGGATCTTCACAACTTTATCAGGCTGCTATTTATGCTTTGAGTCCAAATGAATCGCCAGATCCCATGAGCGTTGTTTCTGCTGCACCGTATTACTCT TCTTACCCACTAATGACAGACTTCCTAAAGTCTGGGCTTCACAAATGGGCTGGTGATGCACAAAACTTTAGCAAAAGCGGTCCTTACATTGAACTTGTAACAACGCCAAATAATCCGGATGGTTCTACAAGGGGAGCTGTGGTCAACAGGAATGAAGGACTTCTAGTTCATGACTATGCTTACTTCTGGCCACAATATACCCCAATTTCTTTTGTGGCAGATGAAGAACTCATGCTTTTTACTGTCTCGAAAAGCACAGGCCATGCAGGGACACGAATTGG CTGGGCTGTGGTTAAGGATGAGGAAGTTGCAAGAAAAATGACCAAGTATATAGAGCTGAACACCATAGGAGTATCCAAAGAATCTCAGATTCGAGCAGCCAAGATTTTGAATGTTGTGGCCGATACCTATGACGAACTTGGCAACCCTAAAGAGGATGCATTCTTTGAGCATGGCTACAGAATAATGACAAAAAGATGGAACCAGTTAAGAGAAGCAGTCAAAAGGAATAACTTGTTCAGTTTGCCCAAATTCTCTTCAAGCTTTTGCAACTTCAGTCATCGTAAATATGAAGCAAATCCTG CCTTTGCTTGGTTGAAATGCGAAGGGGATATCGAAGACTGTGAAAAGTTTATGCGTGAACACAAGATATTGACAAGAGGAGGTAAGCATTTTGGTTTCAGCACAAAGTATGTGAGGATTAGCATGTTGGATCTCGATGCAAATTTTGATCTCTTTACCGAGAGATTATCTAGAATTCGACAATGA
- the LOC124912787 gene encoding protein LATERAL ORGAN BOUNDARIES, giving the protein MASSSSSSISSYNSPCAACKFLRRKCMPGCVFAPYFPPEEPQKFANVHKIFGASNVTKLLNEILPHQREDAVNSLAYEAEARVRDPVFGCVTAISFLQRQVERLQKELDAANADLVRFAANEYQINSIHPQHPMIPRQPQFMGSAYNNRGYEFYQMPSFPWNGNVNNPFGSGGNGY; this is encoded by the coding sequence ATggcatcttcttcatcatcatcaatctcTTCATACAACTCTCCCTGTGCTGCTTGCAAATTCTTAAGAAGAAAATGCATGCCAGGATGTGTATTTGCACCTTATTTTCCACCTGAAGAACCTCAAAAATTCGCAAACGTCCACAAAATCTTCGGAGCCAGCAATGTAACCAAACTTCTCAATGAGATCCTCCCTCACCAAAGAGAAGACGCCGTCAATTCCCTCGCCTACGAAGCCGAGGCTCGGGTTCGCGACCCTGTCTTCGGGTGCGTAACCGCCATTTCATTCCTTCAAAGACAAGTCGAGAGGCTTCAAAAGGAACTCGACGCCGCAAACGCAGATCTAGTAAGGTTTGCGGCGAACGAGTATCAAATCAACTCAATTCATCCACAACATCCGATGATCCCTAGACAACCACAATTCATGGGAAGTGCTTATAATAATAGAGGTTATGAATTTTATCAAATGCCTTCTTTTCCATGGAATGGAAATGTTAATAACCCATTTGGAAGTGGTGGAAATGGATATTGA